The sequence ACACGTGATGAGAATATGCTATATTTCTTTGCCACTATagatctttgtttgtttgtttgtttgttttttccccatttcccaGCATGGTTGCTGAACTTTTGAGTCAACAAAGCTTTTCTTATCAAGCAAAATGCTTGGTTTGGGTTTGGTTCGCTTTGCTTGCAgttcaaagattcttttcacagcCTAATCTAAAAAGCAAGGGCATGTTTGTTTTACTTGatctcttctgtgaaatgaagGCTTTTCAGGTTATGTGGCCcttctttaaaaactgttttagTTGGAAGTTTCCttgtctgcttttatttctactaggcaTATTTTTGGCAGCCCCAACACAATGTTTATGTCATTTAGGCAAAGGTCAGCTAGTAGTAAAAGCTTCCTGTGCTGCCATAAACCCTTTCCCCTGGCCTCTGTACTTTGTTATTTGCCTTGCTTTGTCCATAACTTGGCAGCATTATCACTCACTCCACGTGACAAGTGACATCATTGCTATAATGAGAATTCCAAGCAGCACCACTGGATCAAAGCCCATCTGTGTGCCTGCTCCCACACTTGACAAGACAAATTCCAAATTCATTCAGCATGCCGGTGCCATTTAGTCACTGTGACATATCCCAAATTTTGGACTCTGTGCAAAAACCAATCTGTGCCCACAAAATTAATCATGGAACACATTTTATGACGTTTGACAACAACTTAAAAGGTTCTCATCTTTGGCAGGTGGCTCTGCCAATCTGCAAGTATGTGCACGACAAATTCTGAACAATATACTGTGTGGCTGAAAATACATCGTGCAGAATGCACACCCTGGAGAGAACCAGAGTGAGTCCAAACAATTCTGAAGTCTGTTTCAGTGACACATAAGCCAGACTGCTGTCTTGGTAAGGAAGGATGATGGCCTTAGGTACACATAGAAAGCCAAAGAAAAGGCAACAGCTCGTGTGCCAGTAAATGCTGAGAACATTGGCACAATTGCCTGTGTTGGCAGGACCAAGAGTTTGAGATGGCTAATTTAAGCGACAAGATCCTGGCAAACAGATTTATTTAGGGCAAGGGTGCGTCAGGAAGATGCCAGAAAAATACATCAATCTGTGCCTTTACATGTACTGTAGAGTGATGATGAAACAAttgacattaaaaaagtaaacccTTACACTTTAATATAATCTGCAACTCATTCTGACAACAAGTAGGGTTTCCTTTAGATTTCTGGTACTTCGAGATGGGGTTTTGTGTTCTGAGCTGAGATCTGTGACCAAGAAAAATTCCCTTCAGAAGGTATTCTTGAAGAGATTTCCCTGTGTTGTAGTATTTAATTGATTAGACCAAGTGTTTTAATATATtgtttaacttatttaaaatgcAGGTTATCTCACATTTGACAAGATCATTCACTTCAAATGAAGAAAGACATTTATCTAAAAATTTGCTTTTCTAAGGAGGATATTATAGAAACTGTTGGAAAAAGAAAGGACTACTGAGACTCTAATTGTACTGAATAGGTCCCTTAAGAGTAAAGTTTTACCTTGTAATAAGACATAGCTGTTTTAAGTATCTATTCTGTATGGTAGTGCCTGTTTGTATATGGTTCAACAGGCAAtgaaatagtaaaatattccACTTGGAGTGTCTGGCTTCCTCATATTACTTTCCACGTTCCTAGCTTCCCTAGACAGCCTCTTACCCCCAGTTTTCCCCACCCACTCCATTTTTCTCTTAATCGATGCTGTCTTAGTACATTCGATCTGCAATGTCTTGGGTTAAGAAAGGTTTCATACCTGGCAGCCTACTTGGGACTTGCATTTCTTAGAGAAAGATTAAATTTGGATAATTTAGCTTTCACTGGGATTTGTCTAGACCCAGACTTCCTATTCTAATTTGTGTTCCTCTTCATCTCTGAGGCAGGAAGTAATATGAGGAAGCAACAGGTGAAGAGGAGTTCTTCCATAGGAAGGGCAATTCTTGATTAGGAAGCTGGGGGATTTAATAACCTGGCAGAGGCATAAAAGCAAAAGCACCCCAGCTTCATTTGTGCTCACAATTGCCTCCGCTGAGACTCAGGACTGTAATTAGTCTCCTCTTTTGTAAAGTGAAGGAGCTGGAAGTCTCTAGGTCTCTCCCAACTCTAATTGTCAAAGATATATGAATTAGGGAGGGACATTTTAGGAGTTTTCTCCTTAAGAATTAACTGactccttcatttattttttatgttgacTATAAATGGGTTGTTAGTTAATTGAATCATATTTTCCCAGCTCAGAAATAGCTCCtaagacttttttcttccttaCCTATGCTTCAAATAATCAATGATCTGTAATGTTCTGATTCCCAATCCTGAGAATGtgactttttattcattttattctctcTGAAAACTGGGTTCAGTTTGAGGATGTATACAGTTTGGAGAACAGGAAAAGATGAAGAAGGGCATTACACATAAGAACAACATAAATGAAGActtaaaaacaagaagaaacgtggttttagaaacagactcacaaacatagaatacaaacttgtggttgccaggggggaggggagtggggagggacagactgggagtttgagatttgcagatctgacaggtatatatagaatagataaacaagtttatactgtatagcacagggaaatatattcaagatcttatagtagctcacagtgaaaaggaatatgaaaacgaatacatgtatattcatgtatgactgaaaaattgtgctgtacgccagaaattgacacaacattgtaaactgactataactcagttaaagaaatagaagaaatgtgGTTTTGAATATTCAACTTCTATTGGTTTTTGTCTTTGAGGGATAATGCGAACTGAGGTTAGATGGATGAGTTAGGCTCAGAGTATGCAAGGCTTTATAAATAGGAAATATGGGGAGAAGCCACGGAAAATTTTGAATAGGAACTTTTGATAATGCAACCCAGGTTCAAGGAGGAAAACGGTACAATGGTGGTACTCTTGATGGATTAGAAGTAAGTATTATAATTGAATAGAACAGGTGGGTCGGGACAACCAGGAGGTTGTTAAAACAATCCTGTCATGTAGTGTTGAAAACTTGTTTGTGAAAGGCCCTAACCGGTTAACAACACAGACTAGAGCTTGAATAAACATTAGTAAAATCTAAGTACTGGGCAAATTAGTATTTCACTTATTCACTTATATTCATTAAGGATTAAGATTTTTCTTggttcataaaattttaaaaagtggccCTAAGAATCTACAATGTATTAGGAATATTATTTGCGTCTTCGTATTTCATTTACATAAGATTTTGGATCAGCTTTTTAAAACTGTTACTTTGGGGTGCACCAAAGTGCCTCGTTCTCTCGCTCCTCGGGTATTTCATGCCTTTTGCACTTTCCATCCTTATTCACAAACAGATTTCTAGGGAAGACCTGTGCGTTGGGTTGCTAAAGCAAGGTAGCCACAAATGGAGAATCTACATCTCACTCACACACTTGTCACCGAATCTCATTGTTTAAGAATGCTAAGAACGTCGGAGACAGGATTCTTTGTcagacagaaggggaaactgaggccagaggagaaTTGAGCAGTGCTGGCTCCTAGGGCCACGAATGGCCAGGTTGGAACTAAGGGTTCCACGTGGGTGGGAGAAGGCTTGAATCCAGCGGCAGGCCGTAAGAATCGGGAAAGGGACTCTTTTCAACCACAGGAGGAAGGGGGAATCTGAGAACGTCACGACCGCTCACGGCGCAGCACAAAGCCGACCTCGCGAATTCCGACCCAGGTACTCTCCACTCCGGGAGCCCCAGAGCTGCGGCTCCCGCTCTCGCGATACTGGCCGGCTCTCGCTCCGGGCTCCCGCTAGGCCCCGCCCCTCCACCGCAGCCCTTCTGTCGTCATTTCCTGTGGGTCTGCAGGCAAAGGGAGAAGATGGCGGCGCTTGGGGAACCTGTGCGACTGGAGAGGGGTAAGTGGGGCCGAGGCTGGGACCGACGTGggcggagggggtggggggttccGTGTCGCCAGGGGGGTGGGGCAGCCAAGCTCTGAGACCCGGAACCAGGCTGTCCCTCGCGCTGGCGCCGGTGGCCGCCGCCGTGGCTGTGCCGGGCCCCAGGGTGGGCGCTTGTTGCCCTGGGCTGGTACCCAGACCCCTCGGCTGTTCGCGCGGAGCGCCCCGGAGCGCCGCACACTTCTGCACCACATGTCTGCGTTCGCGGACACACGCCGCACACGCCGTGGCTGTGCCGGGCCCCTGGGAGGGCACGGCAGACCCAGCGTTCTGAGACGTGTCAAGCTGTGCACACATTACACGCCCAGTTCGGACAGACTACACGCACTGCCCGTATTGATGCGTGCACAAATCTAGCGTCCCCGCCTTCCCCCACACATCCCGGACACACTGCACATTCCCGCGGAACCCCCCTTCTTTACGCACAAATTCTATCATTGCTTCCACTACAACCTCAGTTGTATTTGTAATGGGGTGTTTCCTGGCTGTGGTGCCCCTCCCAGGTAAGCAGAGGGTGCTTTAAAAACAATTCTACTGATGTGGTCCTGGGAAGGAGGTTACATAACTAGGAGGAATAGTGGTAGAATATAAAAGCCTTGAAAAGTGCAGTCTTATTCTTTCTTTACAGATGCGACCTTTGCTAACGGGCTGGTTGCTTGCTTTTTAGAGTAGGCTGTCGAGGAAAATAAAACCCGTTCTGCTGAGCGATTAGAAACTGAAAAGCCAGTGAAAGTACAGGGCCTAAAAGAATCCTGTTGCAGATTTTCAGCATTTCGCTCTTTCCTCCCCAAATCCTTTAGTTCAAATAATTTCAAGCATACTTTTGACATACCAATGTTAAGTCATTGGTAAGAGCCAAAAAGTACAAACTAAATATTTTGAGTACTAGTAGTAAACAAAGTATAGGATGGAGATTGAAACTATCTCGCAAATACTAACGTTCGCAGTTACAGTCTGAATAGTAGAACTTCCGCTCTAAGAAGGGACTACATtttttgaattattatatttggaaaaatgtctttcctCGTGCCTTCACACAAACAAATGCACACTTTGTCTATTCCCTGTGGTGTTCACTGTTTGTAAGTCTGTTTAAAATGATGTTGTTTTCGTCCGGCCCACCAGGCTATTAAAGCATCATTTTTGCCAGAGGAGTAGTTCACTTTGGGAAGACTTGCTAAGTTAGTGCTAAGACTGTGACATCTTTCTGAGCACAATGGCACTGTGCTTTGTGGATGGGAACAAATCTGTTTGGTGTTAACAGGAGTAGGTGTTTTTCTTTGAAAGTCATTTGTGGATTTCTAACACGTTGGCggtcttttgtatttttaaatgcagtaCAAAATGTGAAACTTTATCTCTGGCATTTAGTTTTGGTAGTcatggctttgttttttttcctttttcagagttCATTTCTGTTCCACAGTAGAAGGTTCAGCAACCTAGTAGGATAAATTACTAGTGGATGCCAGTTAGCAGGATGAGAAAGTCAGATTACACCAACTCTGGTTCTTATTTAGCATTCTGTTTAACAGACTGTTAAGAAACTCTCCCAGCAGTCCCACAGTATAAAATTAGAGCATACGATCAAGATCCTGAATGCTTTCAACATCATCAAAACGAGATTCAGTGGAACACATTTGAGCACATCTTGGGTACAGTAAAGAGTATTTTATGtaataatatatgtaataaagaGTATTGCTTTTTCAACTCTTTGTTGGAAATTTTTGTGTAGCTTGCATATTGTAACTTTGTAAATCAAAATAGTTGATGAACTAACACTCCCCATTCACTATCCATTCTGATGGTGGGAGACCAGAATGGGGAAAGTCTTGTTTCCATGGCATTTGATTAACATCAGTTGAAGCTTTTATTACCTGAAATTGaagaatctgcttcttttttcacTATATGTATTTCTACTTCCCCAGCTGCAGACACAAGGAGGGCCATACTAATTCTGTACAGAAAAAGTTCCAATCCTTTAGTATAATATAAAATTCAGAACTTCTTCCACTTAAGACAAAAGGAGGCAAGGAAAGTAGAATGATAGGTACTCTAGCCCCCTGTGGtgcaaaaacagttttaaaaaaacaaagtagagATAGTCAGTGTTGAAACACGACtgaattttacaaaatttcttaattcttaaaacatttaTCCTCACACTTCCCAATGAGAATTGCCTAACACGcttaatatatttgtataaatgTATACAACCCCTTAATAATTATGATTGATTGGTGCTAATGTAACATAACATTTATGTTTGCTGTATGCCAGGccctttctgtgtattttttgttttagtcgTCAAGTAATTCTTATAAAGGAGATACTGTTAACTTCCATTTGCAGTGGAAAAACTGAGACAtggggaggttaagtaacttgctcaaaatcCCACAGCTGTTATTGAGACCAGGTTCACAAAACtaattgttttctattctgtattttgTAAACATGTATTTGACTGAGCTTGCCTTAATTAAAACACTGTGTTAATGATCCTAAGTTGAAAACAGACCAGTTAATTTTActcatttgtatcattgtttTAAATGTGTCCCTGCTACTGACTGCACCTGTTATTGAAGAGTTTTCATGTctacatatatattatgttttcttttgggaAATAAACAGTGATTTCACTGGCACACAGTGTTTTATACTGTTCAGTGCTTTGGTTACTAGTGGTAACCAAATGGTGGTAGGTAAATTTTGACTAAATAGTTTCTGATAATACTGTCAGCTTTCCTGAAGCAGTACGGTGTTCATGTGTCTGTCACATTTGAGCTCCAGTCCTTTCCTGTGACacttaatactttttatttcatttccctgTGTctctcagagatgctgttttccaAGTTTTATACTTGTGCAACATCAATATTTTCTTCCTAATCTGCTGtaaaatttacattcccatcctCCATACGTgaatacacacacaacacacaaatTCACACTCTTAATTCATTTTTCCTCTTAGTTCTATATATTGTTAATCATTGAGGAATAGACCCTCAATGCTCCACTGTTATGTAGGCATTTAGAGAATATTCCAAGAAAATTATCTATCACAGTGTGTTTGTTTAACTCTAGATATTTGTAGAGCAATTGAATTGTTGGAAAAACTACAGAGGAGTGGAGAGGTACCACCACAGAAACTTCAGGCTTTACAGCGAGTCCTTCAAAGTGAATTCTGCAATGCTGTAAGAGAGGTGAGTAAATGGGattaaaatttacagaaaaaaccCTGAATTAATTAGGTAAGATAAAAATTTGGATTCAGAATTTCTTAAGAAAGTGAACTTTAGAAAAGCATTAGAACCTGCCCCTCTCATTTTTGGAATTTCTAATAGAAAAACACTTTACAAAGATGTATAACTTTGTCTGAAATTTTAACACATTCATTAATTTCACTAAGAACTCAAACATGGTATATTCTGAGATTTAAAATCGCAGTGGTAACTTTGGGTTTTGCAGGTGTATGAACATGTCTATGAGACTGTGGACATCAGTAGCAGCCCTGAAGTAAGAGCTAATGCGACTGCAAAGGtacattttttcatttacttaaagTGAGAGAACTCTTCATCAATTAGAGGTTTAAAATGTGCAATTATTAGATTCATAATaggtttattttgaaaactaacaGTATCTTTCAAGCTATGCTAAACTTctcaattactaagaaacaggactTTTTATTGACTTTATGAAAGCTATTTTATGCAGTTTAGATGATGCTTAAAAATGTACTTGCACACAAATAATACACATACCATATACATAGTTGCTATATATAAGATAATTTATCATCAtgtaaatattcataaaaattcTGAGGTATGAATTATGATCCTCATTTATTGGTGAGGAGGCGTCAGATTAGCTTATGTGCCTCAGACCATGCAAATGGTAAATGGGAGATCTAGGGCACTACCCTGTGTTGCCCTTTCCTCTTCAGAGCTGCAGGTAGCAGTTTTTATGTAGTTTTTCTGAACCACTATTTTCCTCAAACCAAATGTTGACCTCAGTGTCCATCATGTGTTGTTAGAGTAAGTTAATATCAGCAGTAGGTGACTTATACTAGAGTTAGTCATTATTCATTGGTAGTTACTGGTTCACAAAAGGAAATACTAGATTCTCTACTGAGTACAAACACTTAAACATGTGAATATAGTTTGAcagagtagaaaaaaaattaaaacttgggTTTAATTCCTGACTTTCCCAGCTTTCTGAATTTGTGAGCCTTGGTTCCATTGTCTCTAAAATGAGGCCTCTTTTAGAGCTTAGAATGTGATGATAGTGGTTTTCAACAAatcttgattttctttctcccttccttcccatttTTGCTTATGTACCCTgatccaacacacacacaaaaaaatagttCCCAATTACTTAATTACCTTTGAAAGCAAGATGAAACCAAAAATCTCAGTTTTGTGTTAGAATTAGTCTaattagtttaaattttaaagttttaaagatgtGGCTCTGTTTCATTTGCTGTGGAGTTTCAGTAGTAACTAGATAGTTAACTAAAGCTACAAGAAAAATTCACATCAGCTAGAGGTACACCTCTTTTTCTCCATGTTATTTCTAGATGAGTGAGTTAGTACACAGTACAGATAGTGCAGCAGCCAAATTACTGCATACAAGGACACCTACCTCCTTACAAGCTATGTAGGTAGGTTGTGCCCTGCCCAAAAGCCCCTAAAGGAGCCAGAATGACCAGCCCTAATGCTCAGGGCTGCTGGCATGCTGGGGAGGGATTCTCCTCTTTAATGTGCATAGTGTTCATCTTTCTAGCAAACCTGCTTGCCAAGCAGGGCACAGAGGTTCCAGGCACTGGAAGGACTAGGAGTGGTCTAAAAGATCTCAACACTTCCTGCATAGTCCAGGGTTGGCTTTCCTGTTGTCCTCTTTAAAACACCATCTGGTTAGCTTTCCTTCTCAGAACTGTCAGTGAGTTTGTGGACATTCAAACATCAAAAATACTGACTTCAAAAGTAGTTTctaaaaagggacaaaagaatgaagtaaacAAAAgtcttattattactttttttaatacGTAAAATTTCCCTTCAGGCTACTGTTGCTGCATTTGCTGCCAGTGAAGGACATTCTCATCCTCGAGTTGTTGAGCTACCAAAAACAGAAGAAGGCCTTGGATTCAATATTATGGGAGGCAAAGAACAAAACTCTCCAATCTATATATCTCGAATAATTCCAGGTGGAATTGCTGATAGACATGGGGGCCTCAAGCGAGGAGATCAGCTCCTTTCTGTTAATGGAGTGGTAAGGGTACTTTTTATTTCTACTTGTAGTAATGTGTTGTGACCACTTGGGGGTGTATTTGAGTTAGAGAAACAGAAATTGTAGGGAAAAACCAAAGAAGCTTTGTAGTTTAGAAATCCTTTGGGGGAATCTTAGGCACTACTATTAGTACAGTGATACTTTTTTAAGCACTGTACATGTGTGTTCTGCTTCTTTCCAATGTAAATTAGCAAGGCTTAGTGTGATTTTTTGATGTAATTAAGCTCTTTCATAGTTAAGGCAATACATTAAAAGTCTACCCTCAATTTTATCTTATAGAATGGCAGTTACTTGATTTAATTCTGATCTGGTGAAATAATAGGATGTGTAGACTGATATGCTAATTATTTGGAACTTAAAAACCATTTCCTGGACTACAAACAGAATGACTTAGCAGAGGATTTTACACTGATTAAAATGATAAAGCAGGATTATCTCATAGGTTtataatttgaaatgatacaatattaaaacttttttagttacacttattttaaacatttttcattttgagtcGCTTAGAAAGCCTAGATGCTAATTGTGCTTATGTCTTTGTGTTGTTTTTTCCTAGAGTGTTGAAGGAGAGCATCATGAAAAAGCTGTAGAACTGCTGAAAGCAGCTCAAGGAAAGGTTAAATTAGTGGTGCGGTACACACCCAAGGTCTTAGAAGAAATGGAGTCACGCTTTGAAAAGATGAGATCAGCAAAACGCAGGCAACAAACCTAATGCagttaaaaactttatattccattttgcttttagctAGAGAAGTTTTACTTGTGACCTACTGATGGCTACAATGCCAATGattgtaaaaaaacaaacttccCATGAAATCCTCCCTGCCATTTTATACCTGCCTGTTTTAACATCACTTATGGTTCCAGAGATGCATACTCTTTTTTCtgacaagaaaaagtaaaaaggtgATGAGGGCAATTGTGTCCTGCTGTTTTTACAGGCCTTTTTCAAATGCAGATTTTGTCATAAAGTtgttatagatttttaaaaatgcttttttaatattcaaatgtACTTTTAcattcttaatctttttttagggaaaaaagttttctttatttggctgcttatttaaaaataacagttctCCAtactttgtttgctttatttttctttaacctacaacatttctttatgattttccaAGAAATTACACATGACAGTCTCAGCTACAGCAGTTCATCACACTGCTAATGTTAATTAACATCGCTGCTGCGTTTTGTATCTGGAACACACACTATGTATAATCAATGGTAAATTATAACCCAGCACAGTGGaagttttttacttttatttaaacatACTATATAATGAATACTCATTTATACTGatttataaaagtttttaaacaCTGAAACAATCATTGCTAAAATATGTATTCTTTCATAATATTTGAGCAGTGAGGCAGGAGAATGTAATTTGATTGTTAGCATTACTGATTACATCTCTCTTTATATTCAACAGTGTATCGTAAATTACAAATGCAAAAGAGGTTTAGGTTTTatcttttgcaaatttttttaatgctactcatttttatttaaatatacttcTTATATTTTGGTCCTTCCATTCCTAGAAGTGAGCCAGTTAGTTTGTGGTGGGAGatagcaaagaagaaaaagtaatacTTTAACCTCACTCAAGAGTTAACATCTCTTAAGTAGCTCAATTTAAAGAATTGAtgctaaataagaaaaagatagaaGGTATGTTTAAGACATATAGAGATTGTAAGGTGATGCATTTGTAAGAATCTGCAGACTCTTGTCAAAATGAGTAGGAACTCATTCATATTAAAATGGTTGGATTTAGAGATGTGATCTTTGTTTATGATTCAAATATAATGATGagaattctgagagatacttttCATTTGTCCACTGGATGTCACTGTTTTACTGAAAGGCAGCTATTAGTGGATGACTGTGACAGGTCTTTTTAAAGGCAGAAGTTAAAGAACTAAGGTTCATTTGTATggctttttgaaattttaagtgaCAGGTGCTAGAAAGAAAAAGTGgattaaaatatataaggaatttagTATAATTATCAACCCTGTGCAAAGAGTGGGCATTTTGTAACATTCCTTCTGGAAGAATGGAAATGTGTTATCTTTTTCTGCATGTTTGTGAGCACTGTGAGTCTTAAAAGATTATTCCAGTTTTCAATAATTTTTCAGAATACAAGTCAATCAGCATTGTTATTTATCATTTAGGTATTGAACACTGGATTGCATGGTTGAATGTGTCTTTAGTCCACTGCAAAATGTGCTTGTTCTTGATAGGATCATGTTGTTAAATTGTATATTTCCAAAATtaattgatgttttaaaatgttgagaCCGAAGTAGTGTAGAAGAATTATGGActtaatttaattataaaattattaaaggtATTTGTTGTAGAGCTTTATATATTAAAGAGATGTGTTGGTGCATATGAAAACAGTACTGTTACTGTTATGCTCGTGTTCTTGCATTGCTGGTAAACCCTGAGGAAATCTTATTTTAGTATTGCTGCAGCTGCAGTAGCTTCTAAGGGTGTGTCAacatttcattataaattatagCTTCCTGGTTCAGTATCTCAGCTGTTTCAGAACATTCAGCCAAGTTAAATCTTTTTTGGTGTTGAAACTTAGTAAGTTGagtaagctatttttttttccttctacagtAATCCACAATCTGTTCTTTGTGTGGGTTGGCACTTAtttataattcttaaaatatgGGTAGCTTAAAAGAGCCAAATACAGTAGTTTTGCTTGCTCCTGTTCAGCATGAGTAGCAGTAGTTTATTTTCgttaatgcagttttcatagtGTGTCCCAGAATTTTAAATCCTGACCATACAAGAATTCAGTCATTCGGTGGCAAAGATGTACAGTAGTGGTCTAGTATCATGAGGAAATGAAGGGAATTTTCATCTTATAAATGTATGATTCATGAACATAACTAGGCACATAGTGTATAATAGGTGTTTGAtttgtaaattataaatataaattgtcTTCCCTCTccagtttccatttattttcttggtttttccaAATGAGTTGACTCAGTGATTCTCAGCCTCAGCTGCACATTAGAACACCCTGCAGACCTTTAAAAAATGGTGACACTGAGTCCCATCCCACACCAACTAAATCAGAATCTTTGAGGTGGGGCCAGATgcttgttttttggctttttttttttttttttttttaagctttctagTTGGTTCTAAGGTGCACctagggttgagaaccactagttTACCCCTTTGTAAAATGCTCTAAGTACACTGGACTCTGGAAGTATCAGAATAGAATAATTCAATTTACAGCTACTGTTAAATAGCTGTAAATGTAATGATTGGTTATATTTCTTAGTAATTTCTTTAGGAATAAAAGGTACATGGCATTCCTTATTTGGAAAGTAATTACAGTctacctttttcttccttcctccctccctccttcctttcgtCCCTTCCTCCTGTCAGTAGTTTAAATGTAAACTTTCAATATCTGTCACCTTTCTGCCCCCTTTGCCTTTaaaacctataaaaataaatatttattgttaaagAAAGCATGTTTAAAAATTGCAGATGAGAAATATTGTTGTTGATAATTACGTGCTGTCTTAATATGGCCACTTTATCCATTAGTGTCATACTAGATTATAGTGGCCTAGTGCTTTGAGGTTTGAGAATTcagatgtgttttttaaaaagtcactgtcTTCCTCTTCTAAATTTTTGAAAGTTACTTTGCTCGAGGACTTAAATAATTTGGCTCAAATACTTTGTTTACAATATAAATGGATATTACAGCATTTAATAGAAGAAATGGCTATGGCTTATCTGAAAAGAATGTCAGCATGACTTGGTGTAGACTTAAAAGAAtatatgttgtgaatattttataatgtgGAATGATCATTGAAATATCAAGGACTCCAGTAAttgtatttcttgaataaatgtatgtttatgAATTTCCTAACTTACAT is a genomic window of Camelus bactrianus isolate YW-2024 breed Bactrian camel chromosome 10, ASM4877302v1, whole genome shotgun sequence containing:
- the LIN7C gene encoding protein lin-7 homolog C; this translates as MAALGEPVRLERDICRAIELLEKLQRSGEVPPQKLQALQRVLQSEFCNAVREVYEHVYETVDISSSPEVRANATAKATVAAFAASEGHSHPRVVELPKTEEGLGFNIMGGKEQNSPIYISRIIPGGIADRHGGLKRGDQLLSVNGVSVEGEHHEKAVELLKAAQGKVKLVVRYTPKVLEEMESRFEKMRSAKRRQQT